In Carya illinoinensis cultivar Pawnee chromosome 16, C.illinoinensisPawnee_v1, whole genome shotgun sequence, a single window of DNA contains:
- the LOC122299794 gene encoding uncharacterized protein LOC122299794: protein MGNIISSFFSGFGKVFGDLFNTPLDFLAGKSCSSVCGSSWDFICYIENFCVASLLKMAMVLVLVYIVLLFLYLLEKVGLCQCIIHSLCKIVWACLSSCCHAWEYCCIFLWAKLHKLKRVNRTHLEEGFDTSEEEYDDESFSYHISRPMDVNKSPSRQWRSYRRAYLRKSLRPRSHRIQVAIGDSIHGGRGNAIKHWKHGSAIHDIRVTRTSKFAHKGRKYRRGAYQRSRV, encoded by the exons ATGGGTAATATAATTAGTTCATTCTTTTCGGGGTTTGGTAAAGTCTTTGGCGACCTTTTCAACACCCCACTTGATTTCCTTGCTGGAAAATCATGCAG TTCAGTGTGCGGATCATCATGGGATTTCATCTGTTACATCGAAAACTTTTGCGTTGCCAGTCTGCTAAAGATGGCCATGGTACTGGTTCTGGTTTACATAG TTCTCTTATTCTTATATCTGTTAGAGAAAGTAGGCCTTTGCCAATGTATCATTCACAGCCTTTGCAAGATAGTATGGGCATGCCTTTCTTCCTGTTGTCATGCTTGGGAGTACTGTTGCATTTTCTTGTGGGCAAAGCTTCATAAGCTTAAAAGGGTCAACAGAACACACCTCGAAGAAGGGTTCGATACAAGCGAAGAAGAATATGATGATGAAAGTTTTTCATATCATATTTCTAGACCCATGGATGTGAATAAGTCACCATCTCGCCAATGGAGGAGTTACAGACGTGCTTACCTGAGGAAATCTTTGCGGCCAAGGAGTCATCGTATACAAGTAGCTATTGGGGATTCAATTCATGGTGGTAGAGGAAATGCTATTAAGCATTGGAAACATGGTAGTGCCATCCATGACATTAGGGTGACCAGGACATCAAAGTTTGCACACAAGGGAAGAAAATATAGGAGAGGGGCTTATCAGAGGAGCAGGGTGTGA